In one Molothrus aeneus isolate 106 chromosome 8, BPBGC_Maene_1.0, whole genome shotgun sequence genomic region, the following are encoded:
- the SYT15 gene encoding synaptotagmin-15 isoform X2, protein MAEQAVAVAGGIIGGILLFVLLGITAYLLWKKFCHLFSYEKLINPVKTTNANAIFQDQANSEIHLKSTRSRSVPFIIPPTLHGRDWIHLTNEEQVQEDRDPFMTPQSGPRSSFHSLAGAYVVGTINPDLYKFPEDKSETDFPDGSIGRLWFSIEYEQESERLLVSLIKVRKLQPPADSCSPFVKIYLLPDERSYLQSKTKRKTLNPQFDENFVFQVSSKMLLQRTLKFLVYHVDKQKKHHLLGQVIFPLKNEALTEDNKLVIWRDLEKENLEPPSEHGDIQFSLSYNDYLGRLTVVVLRARGLKLQEESPAVGVYVKVSLMNHNKYIKSKKTAALLGTPNPVYNETFSFKADQTELDTASLSLSVLQSNKGEKTLLLGRVVVGPFMYTRGRELEHWNEMISKPKELVKRWHALCHST, encoded by the exons ATGGCCG AACAAGCAGTTGCTGTGGCTGGAGGTATAATAGGAGGGATCCTTTTATTTGTCCTCCTTGGAATAACTGCATatctgctttggaaaaaattTTGCCACCTCTTTTCTTATGAAAAGCTCATCAATCCTGTCAAAACAACAAATGCAAATGCCATTTTCCAGGATCAGGCAAATTCTGAAATTCATCTAAAAAGTACAAG GTCCAGAAGTGTTCCATTTATCATTCCACCAACACTGCATGGGCGAGACTGGATTCACCTGACAAATGAAGAACAGGTTCAGGAAGACAGGGACCCCTTCATGACCCCTCAGTCTGGGCCACGGTCATCATTTCATTCCTTGG CTGGAGCTTATGTTGTAGGAACCATTAACCCAGATCTGTACAAGTTTCCTGAAGACAAAAGTGAAACAGATTTTCCTGATGGCAGCATTGGCCGCCTCTGGTTCTCCATAGAATACGAGCAAGAGTCAGAAAGGCTCCTTGTCTCCTTGATAAAAGTCAGaaagctgcagcctcctgctgaTTCCTGCAGTCCATTTGTGAAAATCTACCTGCTGCCTGATGAAAGAAGCTACCTGCAGTCCAAAACAAAACGTAAAACTCTTAACCCTCAGTTTGATGAAAACTTTGTTTTCCAG GTTTCCAGTAAAATGTTGCTCCAAAGGACACTAAAGTTTTTGGTTTATCATGTTGATAAACAGAAGAAGCATCATCTCCTAGGCCAAGTTATCTTTCCACTAAAAAATGAAGCATTAACTGAGGACAACAAACTAGTCATATGGAGAGATCTGGAGAAAGAAAACTTGGAG CCTCCTTCAGAGCATGGTGATATCCAGTTCTCCCTGAGCTACAATGACTACCTGGGCCGTCTCACTGTGGTGGTTCTGAGGGCGAGGGGATTAAAGCTCCAGGAGGAGAGCCCTGCTGTTG gTGTGTATGTCAAAGTCTCACTAATGAACCATAATAAATACATCAAAAGTAAAAAGACAGCAGCTCTTCTGGGAACTCCCAACCCTGTGTACAATGAAACCTTCAGTTTCAAGGCAGATCAGACAGAGCTGGATACAGCAAGCCTGAGTCTATCTGTGCTCCAGAGTAACAAAGGAGAAA aaacaCTTCTGCTGGGACGAGTGGTAGTTGGGCCTTTCATGTACACACGTGGCAGAGAACTGGAGcactggaatgagatgatcagCAAGCCCAAGGAGCTGGTTAAACGATGGCATGCTCTCTGCCACAGCACATGA
- the SYT15 gene encoding synaptotagmin-15 isoform X1, which produces MMPEQAVAVAGGIIGGILLFVLLGITAYLLWKKFCHLFSYEKLINPVKTTNANAIFQDQANSEIHLKSTRSRSVPFIIPPTLHGRDWIHLTNEEQVQEDRDPFMTPQSGPRSSFHSLAGAYVVGTINPDLYKFPEDKSETDFPDGSIGRLWFSIEYEQESERLLVSLIKVRKLQPPADSCSPFVKIYLLPDERSYLQSKTKRKTLNPQFDENFVFQVSSKMLLQRTLKFLVYHVDKQKKHHLLGQVIFPLKNEALTEDNKLVIWRDLEKENLEPPSEHGDIQFSLSYNDYLGRLTVVVLRARGLKLQEESPAVGVYVKVSLMNHNKYIKSKKTAALLGTPNPVYNETFSFKADQTELDTASLSLSVLQSNKGEKTLLLGRVVVGPFMYTRGRELEHWNEMISKPKELVKRWHALCHST; this is translated from the exons ATGATGCCAG AACAAGCAGTTGCTGTGGCTGGAGGTATAATAGGAGGGATCCTTTTATTTGTCCTCCTTGGAATAACTGCATatctgctttggaaaaaattTTGCCACCTCTTTTCTTATGAAAAGCTCATCAATCCTGTCAAAACAACAAATGCAAATGCCATTTTCCAGGATCAGGCAAATTCTGAAATTCATCTAAAAAGTACAAG GTCCAGAAGTGTTCCATTTATCATTCCACCAACACTGCATGGGCGAGACTGGATTCACCTGACAAATGAAGAACAGGTTCAGGAAGACAGGGACCCCTTCATGACCCCTCAGTCTGGGCCACGGTCATCATTTCATTCCTTGG CTGGAGCTTATGTTGTAGGAACCATTAACCCAGATCTGTACAAGTTTCCTGAAGACAAAAGTGAAACAGATTTTCCTGATGGCAGCATTGGCCGCCTCTGGTTCTCCATAGAATACGAGCAAGAGTCAGAAAGGCTCCTTGTCTCCTTGATAAAAGTCAGaaagctgcagcctcctgctgaTTCCTGCAGTCCATTTGTGAAAATCTACCTGCTGCCTGATGAAAGAAGCTACCTGCAGTCCAAAACAAAACGTAAAACTCTTAACCCTCAGTTTGATGAAAACTTTGTTTTCCAG GTTTCCAGTAAAATGTTGCTCCAAAGGACACTAAAGTTTTTGGTTTATCATGTTGATAAACAGAAGAAGCATCATCTCCTAGGCCAAGTTATCTTTCCACTAAAAAATGAAGCATTAACTGAGGACAACAAACTAGTCATATGGAGAGATCTGGAGAAAGAAAACTTGGAG CCTCCTTCAGAGCATGGTGATATCCAGTTCTCCCTGAGCTACAATGACTACCTGGGCCGTCTCACTGTGGTGGTTCTGAGGGCGAGGGGATTAAAGCTCCAGGAGGAGAGCCCTGCTGTTG gTGTGTATGTCAAAGTCTCACTAATGAACCATAATAAATACATCAAAAGTAAAAAGACAGCAGCTCTTCTGGGAACTCCCAACCCTGTGTACAATGAAACCTTCAGTTTCAAGGCAGATCAGACAGAGCTGGATACAGCAAGCCTGAGTCTATCTGTGCTCCAGAGTAACAAAGGAGAAA aaacaCTTCTGCTGGGACGAGTGGTAGTTGGGCCTTTCATGTACACACGTGGCAGAGAACTGGAGcactggaatgagatgatcagCAAGCCCAAGGAGCTGGTTAAACGATGGCATGCTCTCTGCCACAGCACATGA
- the SHLD2 gene encoding shieldin complex subunit 2 isoform X1: protein MSKRPQIHIFVGAPSIPRPREGLEQSSAPAGERWKELRCLCDSPGRVPGRLRAAAAPAVPQAESSAPTGVPTSGDRAQQGTFMAKEGKDLPSPAPVALTCTCAPKKITGLACSDCHEPKDRFTPADVNQAADQHLPQGCAESAGQEKPSGACCPELTETKACPSEVDRTDISALLASTEQVSIHLQSVGLQAAHRAEHHEHLRQCMDVFFQEAQESKAKEPNDCANFAVSADTEFRSVVTSSRVAVFAQNEMQESIVKLSEIAAGKKAEEGHYGHFQCDSGVGTCTTTVTENEYEEEDASSLELFSSEDDGENVLVKATKQEESAQENAEKFQEPNVAAEQLVNEIHIEPLSSGVLCSQGNCSHKNFSKRPRKHEDSLRLSHSAFRRQLKSKRAKLNSSPPGSGLRVDPDRMAEFKKLQKKLSLLKNCCCKNQKYNILVAVVHPCHIKEVQKKTKPKSSCKVPVATIVVTDQSEIERKVVLWRGAAFWSLTVFPGDVILLTDIIMSENPWCGEVMLQSTFTSQLLNLGNCSALKTEELDDGVLHGLLAYISSEFPHFRDIPQRQVQRLDDVQYVQLDQLQPNVLVHSILKIINISVLTESVYSYRGGSQRKIILTVEQNRDQHYRMVLWGAGAAWYPQLQRKKDHIWAFKYLLVQCSSVSGDLELHTTPWSSYECLFDDDKRAVEFKEKFQKRQTSLMELTRLSALLEEKCSGVVQVKAHILELKFTISTGQYKQFIFSADTSLECVLASLPMITYSGCAKCGLELQADENMIYKQCIRCLPYSKVKTFYRPALMTVEDEGHEIYVHVVSELMEKIFLNIPADWLKRLVVPSSDITYSTVVADLCHSLLADTEASYLLEIRSHFVLDENSYPLQKDFHLLNFHPDL from the exons ATGTCAAAAAGACCTCAAATCCATATTTTTGTGGGAGCACCAAGTATCCCGAGGCCACGGGAGGGGttggagcagagctcagcccctgctggtgAGCGATGGAAGGAGCTGCGCTGTTTGTGTGACAGCCCTGGCCGTGTTCCTGGGAGGCTCCGGGCCGCTGCTGCCCCCGCGGTGCCCCAGGCAGAAAGCTCTGCGCCCACAGGGGTCCCCACCAGTggggacagagctcagcagggcacGTTCAtggcaaaagaaggaaaagatctGCCATCTCCTGCCCCTGTGGCACTAACTTGTACCTGCGCACCTAAAAAGATCACAGGTTTAGCTTGCTCTGATTGTCATGAACCCAAAGATAGATTTACACCTGCAGATGTAAATCAGGCTGCAGATCAgcacctgccccagggctgtgcagagtcAGCTGGACAAGAGAAACCATCAGGTgcctgctgcccagagctcactGAGACAAAAGCCTGTCCTTCAGAAGTTGACAGAACTGACATTTCTGCATTGCTTGCCAGCACTGAGCAGGTCAGCATCCATTTACAGTCTGTGGGACTTCAGGCAGCTCACAGAGCTGAGCATCATGAACATCTAAGGCAATGTATGGATGTGTTTTTCCAAGAAGCTCAGGAGTCCAAAGCAAAAGAACCAAATGACTGTGCAAACTTTGCAGTGTCAGCAGACACTGAGTTTCGTAGTGTAGTGACTTCGAGTCGGGTGGCTGTTTTTGCACAGAATGAGATGCAGGAAAGTATTGTAAAACTATCAGAAATAGCAGCAGGCAAAAAAGCTGAAGAAGGACACTATGGTCACTTCCAATGTGATTCTGGTGTTGGAACATGTACTACTACTGTTACTGAAAATGAATATGAGGAAGAGGATGCAAGTTCTCTTGAACTTTTCAGTTCTGAGGATGATGGGGAGAATGTTTTGGTTAAAGCTACAAAACAGGAAGAAAGTGCtcaggaaaatgcagaaaagtttCAAGAACCTAATGTTGCTGCTGAGCAACTTGTAAATGAAATCCATATTGAGCCATTGAGCTCTGGAGTACTGTGCTCTCAAGGGAACTGTTCTCACAAGAACTTTTCTAAAAGACCCCGCAAGCATGAAGATTCCCTTCGTCTTTCTCACTCAGCATTTAGAAGACAGCTGAAATCCAAGAGAGCTAAACTGAATTCTTCTCCACCTGGTTCTGGGTTGAGAGTGGATCCAGACAGGATGGCAGAGTTCAAGAAACTCCAAAAGAAACTCTCACTACTTAAGAATTGCTGCTGCAAAAATCAAAAGTACAATATTTTGGTTGCAGTTGTACATCCTTGTCATATCAAAGAAGTACAGAAGAAGACTAAACCAAAATCTTCATGTAAAGTTCCTGTGGCAACAATTGTTGTTACTGACCAGTCAGAAATTGAGAGAAAGGTGGTGCTGTGGCGTGGTGCTGCATTTTGGTCCCTCACTGTGTTTCCTGGGGATGTAATACTGCTTACAG atATAATAATGTCTGAGAATCCTTGGTGTGGAGAGGTCATGCTTCAGTCAACATTTACCAGTCAGTTATTGAATCTGGGGAACTGCTCAGCTCTCAAGACAGAAGAAT TGGATGATGGTGTTCTGCATGGCTTATTGGCATACATATCATCAGAATTCCCACACTTCAGAGACATTCCACAAAGACAAGTTCAGAGACTGGATGATGTTCAGTACGTGCAGCTAGATCAGCTCCAGCCCAATGTTTTGGTGCACTCAATCCTGAAAATTATCAATATTTCTGTGTTAACAG AATCTGTGTACAGCTACAGAGGTGGCAgccaaagaaaaattattctaacAGTAGAACAGAACAGAGATCAACACTACAGGATGGttctgtggggagcaggggctgcctggtACCCCcagcttcagaggaaaaaag ACCACATATGGGCTTTCAAATACCTTTTGGTCCAGTGTAGTTCTGTCTCAGGTGACCTGGAACTGCACACTACTCCATGGTCATCCTATGAGTGCTTGTTTGATGATGACAAAAGGGCAGTTGAATTCAAAGAAAAGTTTCAGAAAAGGCAGACATCCCTCATGGAGTTGACAAGGCTCTCGGCGCTCCTGGAAGAAAAATGCTCAG GAGTGGTCCAAGTGAAAGCCCATATCTTGGAATTGAAGTTTACCATTTCCACTGGTCAGTACAAGCAATTCATCTTCTCTGCTGACACTTCACTGGAATGTGTTTTGGCTTCTCTGCCTATGATCACATATTCAGGTTGTGCCAAATGTGGTTTGGAACTACAGGCAGATGAGAACATGATCTATAAGCAGTGTATTAGATGTCTGCCATACAGCAAAGTAAAAACATTCTACAG ACCTGCTTTGATGACAGTAGAAGATGAAGGACATGAAATTTATGTTCATGTGGTGTCTGAGTTGATGGAAAAAATCTTCCTCAATATTCCTGCAGATTGGCTGAAGAGATTAGTAG tGCCCTCTTCAGATATAACCTACAGCACAGTAGTAGCAGATCTGTGTCATTCACTGCTGGCAGATACAGAAGCATCCTATTTGTTGGAAATCAGAAGCCACTTTGTGCTAGATGAGAACAGCTATCCTTTGCAAAAGGATTTCCATCTGCTGAATTTTCATCCTGATCTTTGA
- the SHLD2 gene encoding shieldin complex subunit 2 isoform X2, which produces MSKRPQIHIFVGAPSIPRPREGLEQSSAPAGERWKELRCLCDSPGRVPGRLRAAAAPAVPQAESSAPTGVPTSGDRAQQGTFMAKEGKDLPSPAPVALTCTCAPKKITGLACSDCHEPKDRFTPADVNQAADQHLPQGCAESAGQEKPSGACCPELTETKACPSEVDRTDISALLASTEQVSIHLQSVGLQAAHRAEHHEHLRQCMDVFFQEAQESKAKEPNDCANFAVSADTEFRSVVTSSRVAVFAQNEMQESIVKLSEIAAGKKAEEGHYGHFQCDSGVGTCTTTVTENEYEEEDASSLELFSSEDDGENVLVKATKQEESAQENAEKFQEPNVAAEQLVNEIHIEPLSSGVLCSQGNCSHKNFSKRPRKHEDSLRLSHSAFRRQLKSKRAKLNSSPPGSGLRVDPDRMAEFKKLQKKLSLLKNCCCKNQKYNILVAVVHPCHIKEVQKKTKPKSSCKVPVATIVVTDQSEIERKVVLWRGAAFWSLTVFPGDVILLTDIIMSENPWCGEVMLQSTFTSQLLNLGNCSALKTEELDDGVLHGLLAYISSEFPHFRDIPQRQVQRLDDVQYVQLDQLQPNVLVHSILKIINISVLTESVYSYRGGSQRKIILTVEQNRDQHYRMVLWGAGAAWYPQLQRKKDHIWAFKYLLVQCSSVSGDLELHTTPWSSYECLFDDDKRAVEFKEKFQKRQTSLMELTRLSALLEEKCSGVVQVKAHILELKFTISTGQYKQFIFSADTSLECVLASLPMITYSGCAKCGLELQADENMIYKQCIRCLPYSKVKTFYRPALMTVEDEGHEIYVHVVSELMEKIFLNIPADWLKRLCPLQI; this is translated from the exons ATGTCAAAAAGACCTCAAATCCATATTTTTGTGGGAGCACCAAGTATCCCGAGGCCACGGGAGGGGttggagcagagctcagcccctgctggtgAGCGATGGAAGGAGCTGCGCTGTTTGTGTGACAGCCCTGGCCGTGTTCCTGGGAGGCTCCGGGCCGCTGCTGCCCCCGCGGTGCCCCAGGCAGAAAGCTCTGCGCCCACAGGGGTCCCCACCAGTggggacagagctcagcagggcacGTTCAtggcaaaagaaggaaaagatctGCCATCTCCTGCCCCTGTGGCACTAACTTGTACCTGCGCACCTAAAAAGATCACAGGTTTAGCTTGCTCTGATTGTCATGAACCCAAAGATAGATTTACACCTGCAGATGTAAATCAGGCTGCAGATCAgcacctgccccagggctgtgcagagtcAGCTGGACAAGAGAAACCATCAGGTgcctgctgcccagagctcactGAGACAAAAGCCTGTCCTTCAGAAGTTGACAGAACTGACATTTCTGCATTGCTTGCCAGCACTGAGCAGGTCAGCATCCATTTACAGTCTGTGGGACTTCAGGCAGCTCACAGAGCTGAGCATCATGAACATCTAAGGCAATGTATGGATGTGTTTTTCCAAGAAGCTCAGGAGTCCAAAGCAAAAGAACCAAATGACTGTGCAAACTTTGCAGTGTCAGCAGACACTGAGTTTCGTAGTGTAGTGACTTCGAGTCGGGTGGCTGTTTTTGCACAGAATGAGATGCAGGAAAGTATTGTAAAACTATCAGAAATAGCAGCAGGCAAAAAAGCTGAAGAAGGACACTATGGTCACTTCCAATGTGATTCTGGTGTTGGAACATGTACTACTACTGTTACTGAAAATGAATATGAGGAAGAGGATGCAAGTTCTCTTGAACTTTTCAGTTCTGAGGATGATGGGGAGAATGTTTTGGTTAAAGCTACAAAACAGGAAGAAAGTGCtcaggaaaatgcagaaaagtttCAAGAACCTAATGTTGCTGCTGAGCAACTTGTAAATGAAATCCATATTGAGCCATTGAGCTCTGGAGTACTGTGCTCTCAAGGGAACTGTTCTCACAAGAACTTTTCTAAAAGACCCCGCAAGCATGAAGATTCCCTTCGTCTTTCTCACTCAGCATTTAGAAGACAGCTGAAATCCAAGAGAGCTAAACTGAATTCTTCTCCACCTGGTTCTGGGTTGAGAGTGGATCCAGACAGGATGGCAGAGTTCAAGAAACTCCAAAAGAAACTCTCACTACTTAAGAATTGCTGCTGCAAAAATCAAAAGTACAATATTTTGGTTGCAGTTGTACATCCTTGTCATATCAAAGAAGTACAGAAGAAGACTAAACCAAAATCTTCATGTAAAGTTCCTGTGGCAACAATTGTTGTTACTGACCAGTCAGAAATTGAGAGAAAGGTGGTGCTGTGGCGTGGTGCTGCATTTTGGTCCCTCACTGTGTTTCCTGGGGATGTAATACTGCTTACAG atATAATAATGTCTGAGAATCCTTGGTGTGGAGAGGTCATGCTTCAGTCAACATTTACCAGTCAGTTATTGAATCTGGGGAACTGCTCAGCTCTCAAGACAGAAGAAT TGGATGATGGTGTTCTGCATGGCTTATTGGCATACATATCATCAGAATTCCCACACTTCAGAGACATTCCACAAAGACAAGTTCAGAGACTGGATGATGTTCAGTACGTGCAGCTAGATCAGCTCCAGCCCAATGTTTTGGTGCACTCAATCCTGAAAATTATCAATATTTCTGTGTTAACAG AATCTGTGTACAGCTACAGAGGTGGCAgccaaagaaaaattattctaacAGTAGAACAGAACAGAGATCAACACTACAGGATGGttctgtggggagcaggggctgcctggtACCCCcagcttcagaggaaaaaag ACCACATATGGGCTTTCAAATACCTTTTGGTCCAGTGTAGTTCTGTCTCAGGTGACCTGGAACTGCACACTACTCCATGGTCATCCTATGAGTGCTTGTTTGATGATGACAAAAGGGCAGTTGAATTCAAAGAAAAGTTTCAGAAAAGGCAGACATCCCTCATGGAGTTGACAAGGCTCTCGGCGCTCCTGGAAGAAAAATGCTCAG GAGTGGTCCAAGTGAAAGCCCATATCTTGGAATTGAAGTTTACCATTTCCACTGGTCAGTACAAGCAATTCATCTTCTCTGCTGACACTTCACTGGAATGTGTTTTGGCTTCTCTGCCTATGATCACATATTCAGGTTGTGCCAAATGTGGTTTGGAACTACAGGCAGATGAGAACATGATCTATAAGCAGTGTATTAGATGTCTGCCATACAGCAAAGTAAAAACATTCTACAG ACCTGCTTTGATGACAGTAGAAGATGAAGGACATGAAATTTATGTTCATGTGGTGTCTGAGTTGATGGAAAAAATCTTCCTCAATATTCCTGCAGATTGGCTGAAGAGATTA tGCCCTCTTCAGATATAA
- the SHLD2 gene encoding shieldin complex subunit 2 isoform X3, with protein MSKRPQIHIFVGAPSIPRPREGLEQSSAPAGERWKELRCLCDSPGRVPGRLRAAAAPAVPQAESSAPTGVPTSGDRAQQGTFMAKEGKDLPSPAPVALTCTCAPKKITGLACSDCHEPKDRFTPADVNQAADQHLPQGCAESAGQEKPSGACCPELTETKACPSEVDRTDISALLASTEQVSIHLQSVGLQAAHRAEHHEHLRQCMDVFFQEAQESKAKEPNDCANFAVSADTEFRSVVTSSRVAVFAQNEMQESIVKLSEIAAGKKAEEGHYGHFQCDSGVGTCTTTVTENEYEEEDASSLELFSSEDDGENVLVKATKQEESAQENAEKFQEPNVAAEQLVNEIHIEPLSSGVLCSQGNCSHKNFSKRPRKHEDSLRLSHSAFRRQLKSKRAKLNSSPPGSGLRVDPDRMAEFKKLQKKLSLLKNCCCKNQKYNILVAVVHPCHIKEVQKKTKPKSSCKVPVATIVVTDQSEIERKVVLWRGAAFWSLTVFPGDVILLTDIIMSENPWCGEVMLQSTFTSQLLNLGNCSALKTEELDDGVLHGLLAYISSEFPHFRDIPQRQVQRLDDVQYVQLDQLQPNVLVHSILKIINISVLTESVYSYRGGSQRKIILTVEQNRDQHYRMVLWGAGAAWYPQLQRKKDHIWAFKYLLVQCSSVSGDLELHTTPWSSYECLFDDDKRAVEFKEKFQKRQTSLMELTRLSALLEEKCSGVVQVKAHILELKFTISTDLL; from the exons ATGTCAAAAAGACCTCAAATCCATATTTTTGTGGGAGCACCAAGTATCCCGAGGCCACGGGAGGGGttggagcagagctcagcccctgctggtgAGCGATGGAAGGAGCTGCGCTGTTTGTGTGACAGCCCTGGCCGTGTTCCTGGGAGGCTCCGGGCCGCTGCTGCCCCCGCGGTGCCCCAGGCAGAAAGCTCTGCGCCCACAGGGGTCCCCACCAGTggggacagagctcagcagggcacGTTCAtggcaaaagaaggaaaagatctGCCATCTCCTGCCCCTGTGGCACTAACTTGTACCTGCGCACCTAAAAAGATCACAGGTTTAGCTTGCTCTGATTGTCATGAACCCAAAGATAGATTTACACCTGCAGATGTAAATCAGGCTGCAGATCAgcacctgccccagggctgtgcagagtcAGCTGGACAAGAGAAACCATCAGGTgcctgctgcccagagctcactGAGACAAAAGCCTGTCCTTCAGAAGTTGACAGAACTGACATTTCTGCATTGCTTGCCAGCACTGAGCAGGTCAGCATCCATTTACAGTCTGTGGGACTTCAGGCAGCTCACAGAGCTGAGCATCATGAACATCTAAGGCAATGTATGGATGTGTTTTTCCAAGAAGCTCAGGAGTCCAAAGCAAAAGAACCAAATGACTGTGCAAACTTTGCAGTGTCAGCAGACACTGAGTTTCGTAGTGTAGTGACTTCGAGTCGGGTGGCTGTTTTTGCACAGAATGAGATGCAGGAAAGTATTGTAAAACTATCAGAAATAGCAGCAGGCAAAAAAGCTGAAGAAGGACACTATGGTCACTTCCAATGTGATTCTGGTGTTGGAACATGTACTACTACTGTTACTGAAAATGAATATGAGGAAGAGGATGCAAGTTCTCTTGAACTTTTCAGTTCTGAGGATGATGGGGAGAATGTTTTGGTTAAAGCTACAAAACAGGAAGAAAGTGCtcaggaaaatgcagaaaagtttCAAGAACCTAATGTTGCTGCTGAGCAACTTGTAAATGAAATCCATATTGAGCCATTGAGCTCTGGAGTACTGTGCTCTCAAGGGAACTGTTCTCACAAGAACTTTTCTAAAAGACCCCGCAAGCATGAAGATTCCCTTCGTCTTTCTCACTCAGCATTTAGAAGACAGCTGAAATCCAAGAGAGCTAAACTGAATTCTTCTCCACCTGGTTCTGGGTTGAGAGTGGATCCAGACAGGATGGCAGAGTTCAAGAAACTCCAAAAGAAACTCTCACTACTTAAGAATTGCTGCTGCAAAAATCAAAAGTACAATATTTTGGTTGCAGTTGTACATCCTTGTCATATCAAAGAAGTACAGAAGAAGACTAAACCAAAATCTTCATGTAAAGTTCCTGTGGCAACAATTGTTGTTACTGACCAGTCAGAAATTGAGAGAAAGGTGGTGCTGTGGCGTGGTGCTGCATTTTGGTCCCTCACTGTGTTTCCTGGGGATGTAATACTGCTTACAG atATAATAATGTCTGAGAATCCTTGGTGTGGAGAGGTCATGCTTCAGTCAACATTTACCAGTCAGTTATTGAATCTGGGGAACTGCTCAGCTCTCAAGACAGAAGAAT TGGATGATGGTGTTCTGCATGGCTTATTGGCATACATATCATCAGAATTCCCACACTTCAGAGACATTCCACAAAGACAAGTTCAGAGACTGGATGATGTTCAGTACGTGCAGCTAGATCAGCTCCAGCCCAATGTTTTGGTGCACTCAATCCTGAAAATTATCAATATTTCTGTGTTAACAG AATCTGTGTACAGCTACAGAGGTGGCAgccaaagaaaaattattctaacAGTAGAACAGAACAGAGATCAACACTACAGGATGGttctgtggggagcaggggctgcctggtACCCCcagcttcagaggaaaaaag ACCACATATGGGCTTTCAAATACCTTTTGGTCCAGTGTAGTTCTGTCTCAGGTGACCTGGAACTGCACACTACTCCATGGTCATCCTATGAGTGCTTGTTTGATGATGACAAAAGGGCAGTTGAATTCAAAGAAAAGTTTCAGAAAAGGCAGACATCCCTCATGGAGTTGACAAGGCTCTCGGCGCTCCTGGAAGAAAAATGCTCAG GAGTGGTCCAAGTGAAAGCCCATATCTTGGAATTGAAGTTTACCATTTCCACTG ACCTGCTTTGA